A stretch of Mesorhizobium sp. M2A.F.Ca.ET.046.03.2.1 DNA encodes these proteins:
- a CDS encoding phosphoribosylanthranilate isomerase, producing MTLDIKICGLKTDAAMAAALAGCASHVGFIFFPKSPRYVEPAEAGRLREAVRGKALAVAVTVDADDAFLDEIVAKMQPDMLQLHGSETPERVAEIKARYGLPVMKVFSVSETADLERVKPFVGIADRFMFDAKPPKGSQLPGGNGVAFDWRILAGLDAGLDYMLSGGLNAANIGDALRLANPPGIDVSSGVESAPGVKDPALIEQFFRAVRAARDDRAA from the coding sequence ATGACGCTCGACATCAAGATCTGCGGATTGAAGACCGACGCCGCGATGGCCGCCGCCCTTGCCGGCTGCGCCAGCCATGTCGGCTTTATCTTCTTCCCCAAAAGCCCGCGCTATGTCGAGCCCGCCGAGGCCGGGCGCCTGCGCGAAGCGGTGCGCGGCAAGGCCTTGGCGGTTGCCGTCACGGTCGACGCCGATGATGCTTTCCTGGACGAGATCGTCGCCAAGATGCAGCCGGACATGCTGCAACTGCACGGTTCGGAAACGCCTGAGCGTGTGGCCGAGATCAAGGCGCGTTACGGCCTGCCGGTCATGAAGGTGTTTTCCGTCAGCGAGACAGCCGACCTCGAGCGTGTAAAGCCGTTCGTTGGCATCGCCGATCGTTTCATGTTCGACGCCAAGCCGCCCAAGGGATCGCAGCTGCCGGGCGGCAATGGCGTCGCCTTCGACTGGCGCATCCTTGCCGGCCTTGACGCCGGGCTCGATTACATGCTTTCCGGTGGGCTCAACGCCGCCAATATCGGCGATGCCCTGAGACTGGCCAACCCTCCCGGAATAGACGTCTCGTCCGGTGTGGAAAGCGCTCCGGGCGTCAAGGATCCGGCGCTGATCGAGCAGTTTTTCCGGGCCGTCAGGGCCGCGCGCGACGACCGCGCCGCCTGA